A genomic segment from Gadus morhua chromosome 4, gadMor3.0, whole genome shotgun sequence encodes:
- the LOC115542063 gene encoding drebrin-like protein A isoform X5, producing MAANLSKNGVTLMAAYKDVVDRRSHTNWAVFTYEGDSSIVRLAGKGEGGLEEMVEELSSGKVMYAFCCVKDPNSGLPKYVLINWTGEGVKDCRKGVYANHVTSLANFLKGAHVTINARAEEDVEPATVLAKVARASGVNFNFHMKTAEHSHEPSGPVGSVYKKTNAKDEIQSTAKERFWGQTQRDEKVPPKVDGKRVEEETWRVEREKRERGEKEKSPSIIWNRSFQKIIEAEKGNMVQQKTKEEEERRKESSKRVEEEKQRVEREKRALEERQAKGRGKGGNEKKASIIQNRSFQMILEIEKRDKEQHKMLHQVPSYKKINARDEIQKTDKDHFWAQTQKAEEEHRKESRKRVEEEKQRIEREKRELEEGQAKEREKRDKENRALIVQNSFQKKQEMERIDKTQQKIHTKYEELRPNKTYQNNGIQTAESVQKANEAKLLISQRSFNPRDVFKQQNQQSPVVNNGAPLTPQPGKLRSPFLSQDSSDGGAAGPEPKRRPSPSPAPVVRKAPSSSASSTISAGRGEIAASPVRSDPPMESPSSALYENDLPPGQPTNNASSEDEWSDEFEDDDDYDVLEGAYKKEEPLYEDLYEEVPNLTVEDQTLKAKALYNYQAVNDTEISFNPHDLITGIEKVDRGWWRGYAPNGHYGLFPANYVELLL from the exons ATGGCAGCTAATCTGAGTAAGAATGGAGTTACTCTCATGGCGGCGTATAAGGACGTAGTGGATAGAAGGTCACACACAAACTG GGCTGTGTTTACATATGAAGGCGACAGCAGCATCGTTCGCCTTGCAGGAAAAGGAG aaggggggttggaggagatggtggaagAGCTGAGCAGTGGGAAAGTGATGTATGCGTTCTGCTGCGTTAAGGATCCCAACTCTGGACTCCCCAAATATGTTCTCATCAACTGG acaGGGGAAGGCGTGAAGGATTGTCGTAAGGGTGTATACGCAAACCATGTTACCTCCCTGGCCAACTTCCTCAAG GGGGCTCATGTGACCATCAATGCCCGTGCGGAGGAAGACGTCGAACCGGCAACCGTCTTGGCCAAAGTGGCCAGAGCATCAGGAGTCAACTTTAACTTCCACATGAAAACTGCAGAACATAGTCATGAACCTAGTGGACCtgtg GGTTCTGTATACAAGAAGACCAACGCCAAAGATGAGATTCAGAGCACTGCCAAAGAACGTTTCTGGGGCCAAACTCAg AGGGACGAGAAGGTGCCTCCCAAGGTGGACGGTaaaagagtggaggaggagacgtggAGGGTGgagcgagagaagagagaaaggggggagaaagaaaagagCCCTTCGATTATTTGGAATAG GAGTTTTCAGAAGATAATAGAGGCGGAAAAAGGAAATATGGTGCAACAGAAGACG aaggaggaggaagaacgtAGAAAGGAGTCCAgtaagagggtggaggaggagaagcagagggtgGAGCGAGAGAAGAGAGCACTAGAAGAGAGACAAGCTaaaggaagaggaaaaggaggCAATGAAAAGAAGGCCTCCATTATTCAGAATAG GAGTTTTCAGATGATACTAGAAATAGAAAAAAGGGATAAAGAGCAACATAAAATG TTACATCAGGTTCCCTCTTACAAGAAAATCAACGCCAGAGATGAGATTCAGAAGACTGACAAAGATCACTTCTGGGCCCAAACTCAG AAGGCGGAGGAGGAACATAGGAAGGAGTCCAGAAagcgggtggaggaggagaagcagaggatagagcgagagaagagagaactaGAAGAAGGACAAgccaaagaaagagaaaaaagagacaAAGAAAATAGGGCCTTGATTGTTCAGAATAG TTTTCAGAAGAAACAAGAAATGGAAAGAATTGATAAAACGCAACAGAAGATCCACACAAAG tacgAGGAACTGAGGCCCAACAAAACCTACCAGAACAATGGGATCCAGACTGCCGAATCAGTACAGAAAGCCAAC GAAGCCAAATTGTTGATATCCCAGAGGTCCTTTAACCCAAGAGACGTGTTTAAGCAGCAAAACCAGCAGAGTCCCGTCGTCAACAATGGAGCACCCCTCACTCCACAACCAG GGAAACTGCGCAGCCCCTTTCTCTCCCAGGACTCAAGCGACGGCGGAGCTGCGGGCCCTGAACCGAAGCGTCGTCCCTCGCCCTCCCCTGCTCCGGTGGTACGCAAGGCTCCTAGCTCGTCCGCCTCGTCGACCATCTCAGCGGGCCGCGGAGAGATCGCCGCCTCGCCCGTTAGATCGGACCCACCCATGGAGTCTCCCTCCAGTGCCCTCTACGAGAATGACCTCCCACCTGGTCAGCCCACAA ACAATGCTTCCTCAGAGGACGAATGGTCGGATGAATTTGAAGACGACGATGACTACGATGTACTTGAGGGAGCTT ATAAGAAAGAAGAGCCGTTGTATGAGGACCTTTACGAAGAGGTTCCAAAC TTGACGGTTGAAGACCAAACGCTAAAGGCGAAAGCTCTTTACAACTACCAAGCTG TGAATGACACAGAAATCTCCTTTAACCCCCATGACCTCATCACCGGGATCGAGAAGGTGGACAGGGGATGGTGGAGAGGATACGCTCCTAATGGACATTATGGGCTGTTCCCCGCTAACTACGTGGAGCTTCTCCTCTAG
- the LOC115542063 gene encoding drebrin-like protein A isoform X1, protein MAANLSKNGVTLMAAYKDVVDRRSHTNWAVFTYEGDSSIVRLAGKGEGGLEEMVEELSSGKVMYAFCCVKDPNSGLPKYVLINWTGEGVKDCRKGVYANHVTSLANFLKGAHVTINARAEEDVEPATVLAKVARASGVNFNFHMKTAEHSHEPSGPVGSVYKKTNAKDEIQSTAKERFWGQTQRDEKVPPKVDGKRVEEETWRVEREKRERGEKEKSPSIIWNRSFQKIIEAEKGNMVQQKTQVSVYKKINTRDEIQKTNKDHFWAQTQKEEEERRKESSKRVEEEKQRVEREKRALEERQAKGRGKGGNEKKASIIQNRSFQMILEIEKRDKEQHKMLHQVPSYKKINARDEIQKTDKDHFWAQTQKAEEEHRKESRKRVEEEKQRIEREKRELEEGQAKEREKRDKENRALIVQNSFQKKQEMERIDKTQQKIHTKYEELRPNKTYQNNGIQTAESVQKANEAKLLISQRSFNPRDVFKQQNQQSPVVNNGAPLTPQPGKLRSPFLSQDSSDGGAAGPEPKRRPSPSPAPVVRKAPSSSASSTISAGRGEIAASPVRSDPPMESPSSALYENDLPPGQPTNNASSEDEWSDEFEDDDDYDVLEGAYKKEEPLYEDLYEEVPNLTVEDQTLKAKALYNYQAVNDTEISFNPHDLITGIEKVDRGWWRGYAPNGHYGLFPANYVELLL, encoded by the exons ATGGCAGCTAATCTGAGTAAGAATGGAGTTACTCTCATGGCGGCGTATAAGGACGTAGTGGATAGAAGGTCACACACAAACTG GGCTGTGTTTACATATGAAGGCGACAGCAGCATCGTTCGCCTTGCAGGAAAAGGAG aaggggggttggaggagatggtggaagAGCTGAGCAGTGGGAAAGTGATGTATGCGTTCTGCTGCGTTAAGGATCCCAACTCTGGACTCCCCAAATATGTTCTCATCAACTGG acaGGGGAAGGCGTGAAGGATTGTCGTAAGGGTGTATACGCAAACCATGTTACCTCCCTGGCCAACTTCCTCAAG GGGGCTCATGTGACCATCAATGCCCGTGCGGAGGAAGACGTCGAACCGGCAACCGTCTTGGCCAAAGTGGCCAGAGCATCAGGAGTCAACTTTAACTTCCACATGAAAACTGCAGAACATAGTCATGAACCTAGTGGACCtgtg GGTTCTGTATACAAGAAGACCAACGCCAAAGATGAGATTCAGAGCACTGCCAAAGAACGTTTCTGGGGCCAAACTCAg AGGGACGAGAAGGTGCCTCCCAAGGTGGACGGTaaaagagtggaggaggagacgtggAGGGTGgagcgagagaagagagaaaggggggagaaagaaaagagCCCTTCGATTATTTGGAATAG GAGTTTTCAGAAGATAATAGAGGCGGAAAAAGGAAATATGGTGCAACAGAAGACG CAGGTTTCTGTTTACAAGAAAATCAACACCAGAGATGAGATTCAGAAAACTAACAAAGATCACTTCTGGGCTCAAACTCAG aaggaggaggaagaacgtAGAAAGGAGTCCAgtaagagggtggaggaggagaagcagagggtgGAGCGAGAGAAGAGAGCACTAGAAGAGAGACAAGCTaaaggaagaggaaaaggaggCAATGAAAAGAAGGCCTCCATTATTCAGAATAG GAGTTTTCAGATGATACTAGAAATAGAAAAAAGGGATAAAGAGCAACATAAAATG TTACATCAGGTTCCCTCTTACAAGAAAATCAACGCCAGAGATGAGATTCAGAAGACTGACAAAGATCACTTCTGGGCCCAAACTCAG AAGGCGGAGGAGGAACATAGGAAGGAGTCCAGAAagcgggtggaggaggagaagcagaggatagagcgagagaagagagaactaGAAGAAGGACAAgccaaagaaagagaaaaaagagacaAAGAAAATAGGGCCTTGATTGTTCAGAATAG TTTTCAGAAGAAACAAGAAATGGAAAGAATTGATAAAACGCAACAGAAGATCCACACAAAG tacgAGGAACTGAGGCCCAACAAAACCTACCAGAACAATGGGATCCAGACTGCCGAATCAGTACAGAAAGCCAAC GAAGCCAAATTGTTGATATCCCAGAGGTCCTTTAACCCAAGAGACGTGTTTAAGCAGCAAAACCAGCAGAGTCCCGTCGTCAACAATGGAGCACCCCTCACTCCACAACCAG GGAAACTGCGCAGCCCCTTTCTCTCCCAGGACTCAAGCGACGGCGGAGCTGCGGGCCCTGAACCGAAGCGTCGTCCCTCGCCCTCCCCTGCTCCGGTGGTACGCAAGGCTCCTAGCTCGTCCGCCTCGTCGACCATCTCAGCGGGCCGCGGAGAGATCGCCGCCTCGCCCGTTAGATCGGACCCACCCATGGAGTCTCCCTCCAGTGCCCTCTACGAGAATGACCTCCCACCTGGTCAGCCCACAA ACAATGCTTCCTCAGAGGACGAATGGTCGGATGAATTTGAAGACGACGATGACTACGATGTACTTGAGGGAGCTT ATAAGAAAGAAGAGCCGTTGTATGAGGACCTTTACGAAGAGGTTCCAAAC TTGACGGTTGAAGACCAAACGCTAAAGGCGAAAGCTCTTTACAACTACCAAGCTG TGAATGACACAGAAATCTCCTTTAACCCCCATGACCTCATCACCGGGATCGAGAAGGTGGACAGGGGATGGTGGAGAGGATACGCTCCTAATGGACATTATGGGCTGTTCCCCGCTAACTACGTGGAGCTTCTCCTCTAG
- the LOC115542065 gene encoding cytochrome c oxidase subunit 5B, mitochondrial, which yields MSARLLLRSAFRATTTFRAAMAPSMSRTMAAGGIPTDEEQATGLEKVIMTAAKTGADPYNLMRPKEYAGSKADPHMVPSITDKRIVGCVCEEDNTAVVWFWLHQGEPQRCPSCGAHYQLVAHELPH from the exons ATGTCTGCAAGGTTACTGCTCCGTTCTGCCTTTCGGGCAACCACCACATTCCGGGCTGCTATGGCCCCTTCGATGTCTCGTACCATGGCGGCTGGAG GTATTCCCACCGATGAGGAGCAGGCCACCGGCCTGGAGAAGGTCATCATGACCGCCGCAAAGACCGGAGCG GACCCCTACAATCTGATGCGGCCCAAGGAGTACGCTGGCTCCAAGGCGGACCCCCACATGGTGCCCTCCATCACAGACAAGAGGATCGTGGGCTGCGTCT gTGAAGAGGACAACACGGCCGTGGTGTGGTTCTggctccaccagggggagcccCAGCGCTGCCCATCCTGCGGGGCCCACTACCAGCTGGTGGCCCACGAGCTGCCCCACTAA
- the LOC115542063 gene encoding drebrin-like protein A isoform X4 produces MAANLSKNGVTLMAAYKDVVDRRSHTNWAVFTYEGDSSIVRLAGKGEGGLEEMVEELSSGKVMYAFCCVKDPNSGLPKYVLINWTGEGVKDCRKGVYANHVTSLANFLKGAHVTINARAEEDVEPATVLAKVARASGVNFNFHMKTAEHSHEPSGPVRDEKVPPKVDGKRVEEETWRVEREKRERGEKEKSPSIIWNRSFQKIIEAEKGNMVQQKTQVSVYKKINTRDEIQKTNKDHFWAQTQKEEEERRKESSKRVEEEKQRVEREKRALEERQAKGRGKGGNEKKASIIQNRSFQMILEIEKRDKEQHKMLHQVPSYKKINARDEIQKTDKDHFWAQTQKAEEEHRKESRKRVEEEKQRIEREKRELEEGQAKEREKRDKENRALIVQNSFQKKQEMERIDKTQQKIHTKYEELRPNKTYQNNGIQTAESVQKANEAKLLISQRSFNPRDVFKQQNQQSPVVNNGAPLTPQPGKLRSPFLSQDSSDGGAAGPEPKRRPSPSPAPVVRKAPSSSASSTISAGRGEIAASPVRSDPPMESPSSALYENDLPPGQPTNNASSEDEWSDEFEDDDDYDVLEGAYKKEEPLYEDLYEEVPNLTVEDQTLKAKALYNYQAVNDTEISFNPHDLITGIEKVDRGWWRGYAPNGHYGLFPANYVELLL; encoded by the exons ATGGCAGCTAATCTGAGTAAGAATGGAGTTACTCTCATGGCGGCGTATAAGGACGTAGTGGATAGAAGGTCACACACAAACTG GGCTGTGTTTACATATGAAGGCGACAGCAGCATCGTTCGCCTTGCAGGAAAAGGAG aaggggggttggaggagatggtggaagAGCTGAGCAGTGGGAAAGTGATGTATGCGTTCTGCTGCGTTAAGGATCCCAACTCTGGACTCCCCAAATATGTTCTCATCAACTGG acaGGGGAAGGCGTGAAGGATTGTCGTAAGGGTGTATACGCAAACCATGTTACCTCCCTGGCCAACTTCCTCAAG GGGGCTCATGTGACCATCAATGCCCGTGCGGAGGAAGACGTCGAACCGGCAACCGTCTTGGCCAAAGTGGCCAGAGCATCAGGAGTCAACTTTAACTTCCACATGAAAACTGCAGAACATAGTCATGAACCTAGTGGACCtgtg AGGGACGAGAAGGTGCCTCCCAAGGTGGACGGTaaaagagtggaggaggagacgtggAGGGTGgagcgagagaagagagaaaggggggagaaagaaaagagCCCTTCGATTATTTGGAATAG GAGTTTTCAGAAGATAATAGAGGCGGAAAAAGGAAATATGGTGCAACAGAAGACG CAGGTTTCTGTTTACAAGAAAATCAACACCAGAGATGAGATTCAGAAAACTAACAAAGATCACTTCTGGGCTCAAACTCAG aaggaggaggaagaacgtAGAAAGGAGTCCAgtaagagggtggaggaggagaagcagagggtgGAGCGAGAGAAGAGAGCACTAGAAGAGAGACAAGCTaaaggaagaggaaaaggaggCAATGAAAAGAAGGCCTCCATTATTCAGAATAG GAGTTTTCAGATGATACTAGAAATAGAAAAAAGGGATAAAGAGCAACATAAAATG TTACATCAGGTTCCCTCTTACAAGAAAATCAACGCCAGAGATGAGATTCAGAAGACTGACAAAGATCACTTCTGGGCCCAAACTCAG AAGGCGGAGGAGGAACATAGGAAGGAGTCCAGAAagcgggtggaggaggagaagcagaggatagagcgagagaagagagaactaGAAGAAGGACAAgccaaagaaagagaaaaaagagacaAAGAAAATAGGGCCTTGATTGTTCAGAATAG TTTTCAGAAGAAACAAGAAATGGAAAGAATTGATAAAACGCAACAGAAGATCCACACAAAG tacgAGGAACTGAGGCCCAACAAAACCTACCAGAACAATGGGATCCAGACTGCCGAATCAGTACAGAAAGCCAAC GAAGCCAAATTGTTGATATCCCAGAGGTCCTTTAACCCAAGAGACGTGTTTAAGCAGCAAAACCAGCAGAGTCCCGTCGTCAACAATGGAGCACCCCTCACTCCACAACCAG GGAAACTGCGCAGCCCCTTTCTCTCCCAGGACTCAAGCGACGGCGGAGCTGCGGGCCCTGAACCGAAGCGTCGTCCCTCGCCCTCCCCTGCTCCGGTGGTACGCAAGGCTCCTAGCTCGTCCGCCTCGTCGACCATCTCAGCGGGCCGCGGAGAGATCGCCGCCTCGCCCGTTAGATCGGACCCACCCATGGAGTCTCCCTCCAGTGCCCTCTACGAGAATGACCTCCCACCTGGTCAGCCCACAA ACAATGCTTCCTCAGAGGACGAATGGTCGGATGAATTTGAAGACGACGATGACTACGATGTACTTGAGGGAGCTT ATAAGAAAGAAGAGCCGTTGTATGAGGACCTTTACGAAGAGGTTCCAAAC TTGACGGTTGAAGACCAAACGCTAAAGGCGAAAGCTCTTTACAACTACCAAGCTG TGAATGACACAGAAATCTCCTTTAACCCCCATGACCTCATCACCGGGATCGAGAAGGTGGACAGGGGATGGTGGAGAGGATACGCTCCTAATGGACATTATGGGCTGTTCCCCGCTAACTACGTGGAGCTTCTCCTCTAG
- the LOC115542063 gene encoding drebrin-like protein A isoform X2 has protein sequence MAANLSKNGVTLMAAYKDVVDRRSHTNWAVFTYEGDSSIVRLAGKGEGGLEEMVEELSSGKVMYAFCCVKDPNSGLPKYVLINWTGEGVKDCRKGVYANHVTSLANFLKGAHVTINARAEEDVEPATVLAKVARASGVNFNFHMKTAEHSHEPSGPVGSVYKKTNAKDEIQSTAKERFWGQTQRDEKVPPKVDGKRVEEETWRVEREKRERGEKEKSPSIIWNRSFQKIIEAEKGNMVQQKTVSVYKKINTRDEIQKTNKDHFWAQTQKEEEERRKESSKRVEEEKQRVEREKRALEERQAKGRGKGGNEKKASIIQNRSFQMILEIEKRDKEQHKMLHQVPSYKKINARDEIQKTDKDHFWAQTQKAEEEHRKESRKRVEEEKQRIEREKRELEEGQAKEREKRDKENRALIVQNSFQKKQEMERIDKTQQKIHTKYEELRPNKTYQNNGIQTAESVQKANEAKLLISQRSFNPRDVFKQQNQQSPVVNNGAPLTPQPGKLRSPFLSQDSSDGGAAGPEPKRRPSPSPAPVVRKAPSSSASSTISAGRGEIAASPVRSDPPMESPSSALYENDLPPGQPTNNASSEDEWSDEFEDDDDYDVLEGAYKKEEPLYEDLYEEVPNLTVEDQTLKAKALYNYQAVNDTEISFNPHDLITGIEKVDRGWWRGYAPNGHYGLFPANYVELLL, from the exons ATGGCAGCTAATCTGAGTAAGAATGGAGTTACTCTCATGGCGGCGTATAAGGACGTAGTGGATAGAAGGTCACACACAAACTG GGCTGTGTTTACATATGAAGGCGACAGCAGCATCGTTCGCCTTGCAGGAAAAGGAG aaggggggttggaggagatggtggaagAGCTGAGCAGTGGGAAAGTGATGTATGCGTTCTGCTGCGTTAAGGATCCCAACTCTGGACTCCCCAAATATGTTCTCATCAACTGG acaGGGGAAGGCGTGAAGGATTGTCGTAAGGGTGTATACGCAAACCATGTTACCTCCCTGGCCAACTTCCTCAAG GGGGCTCATGTGACCATCAATGCCCGTGCGGAGGAAGACGTCGAACCGGCAACCGTCTTGGCCAAAGTGGCCAGAGCATCAGGAGTCAACTTTAACTTCCACATGAAAACTGCAGAACATAGTCATGAACCTAGTGGACCtgtg GGTTCTGTATACAAGAAGACCAACGCCAAAGATGAGATTCAGAGCACTGCCAAAGAACGTTTCTGGGGCCAAACTCAg AGGGACGAGAAGGTGCCTCCCAAGGTGGACGGTaaaagagtggaggaggagacgtggAGGGTGgagcgagagaagagagaaaggggggagaaagaaaagagCCCTTCGATTATTTGGAATAG GAGTTTTCAGAAGATAATAGAGGCGGAAAAAGGAAATATGGTGCAACAGAAGACG GTTTCTGTTTACAAGAAAATCAACACCAGAGATGAGATTCAGAAAACTAACAAAGATCACTTCTGGGCTCAAACTCAG aaggaggaggaagaacgtAGAAAGGAGTCCAgtaagagggtggaggaggagaagcagagggtgGAGCGAGAGAAGAGAGCACTAGAAGAGAGACAAGCTaaaggaagaggaaaaggaggCAATGAAAAGAAGGCCTCCATTATTCAGAATAG GAGTTTTCAGATGATACTAGAAATAGAAAAAAGGGATAAAGAGCAACATAAAATG TTACATCAGGTTCCCTCTTACAAGAAAATCAACGCCAGAGATGAGATTCAGAAGACTGACAAAGATCACTTCTGGGCCCAAACTCAG AAGGCGGAGGAGGAACATAGGAAGGAGTCCAGAAagcgggtggaggaggagaagcagaggatagagcgagagaagagagaactaGAAGAAGGACAAgccaaagaaagagaaaaaagagacaAAGAAAATAGGGCCTTGATTGTTCAGAATAG TTTTCAGAAGAAACAAGAAATGGAAAGAATTGATAAAACGCAACAGAAGATCCACACAAAG tacgAGGAACTGAGGCCCAACAAAACCTACCAGAACAATGGGATCCAGACTGCCGAATCAGTACAGAAAGCCAAC GAAGCCAAATTGTTGATATCCCAGAGGTCCTTTAACCCAAGAGACGTGTTTAAGCAGCAAAACCAGCAGAGTCCCGTCGTCAACAATGGAGCACCCCTCACTCCACAACCAG GGAAACTGCGCAGCCCCTTTCTCTCCCAGGACTCAAGCGACGGCGGAGCTGCGGGCCCTGAACCGAAGCGTCGTCCCTCGCCCTCCCCTGCTCCGGTGGTACGCAAGGCTCCTAGCTCGTCCGCCTCGTCGACCATCTCAGCGGGCCGCGGAGAGATCGCCGCCTCGCCCGTTAGATCGGACCCACCCATGGAGTCTCCCTCCAGTGCCCTCTACGAGAATGACCTCCCACCTGGTCAGCCCACAA ACAATGCTTCCTCAGAGGACGAATGGTCGGATGAATTTGAAGACGACGATGACTACGATGTACTTGAGGGAGCTT ATAAGAAAGAAGAGCCGTTGTATGAGGACCTTTACGAAGAGGTTCCAAAC TTGACGGTTGAAGACCAAACGCTAAAGGCGAAAGCTCTTTACAACTACCAAGCTG TGAATGACACAGAAATCTCCTTTAACCCCCATGACCTCATCACCGGGATCGAGAAGGTGGACAGGGGATGGTGGAGAGGATACGCTCCTAATGGACATTATGGGCTGTTCCCCGCTAACTACGTGGAGCTTCTCCTCTAG
- the LOC115542063 gene encoding drebrin-like protein A isoform X3 yields the protein MAANLSKNGVTLMAAYKDVVDRRSHTNWAVFTYEGDSSIVRLAGKGEGGLEEMVEELSSGKVMYAFCCVKDPNSGLPKYVLINWTGEGVKDCRKGVYANHVTSLANFLKGAHVTINARAEEDVEPATVLAKVARASGVNFNFHMKTAEHSHEPSGPVGSVYKKTNAKDEIQSTAKERFWGQTQRDEKVPPKVDGKRVEEETWRVEREKRERGEKEKSPSIIWNRSFQKIIEAEKGNMVQQKTQVSVYKKINTRDEIQKTNKDHFWAQTQKEEEERRKESSKRVEEEKQRVEREKRALEERQAKGRGKGGNEKKASIIQNRSFQMILEIEKRDKEQHKMLHQVPSYKKINARDEIQKTDKDHFWAQTQKAEEEHRKESRKRVEEEKQRIEREKRELEEGQAKEREKRDKENRALIVQNSFQKKQEMERIDKTQQKIHTKYEELRPNKTYQNNGIQTAESVQKANEAKLLISQRSFNPRDVFKQQNQQSPVVNNGAPLTPQPGKLRSPFLSQDSSDGGAAGPEPKRRPSPSPAPVVRKAPSSSASSTISAGRGEIAASPVRSDPPMESPSSALYENDLPPDNASSEDEWSDEFEDDDDYDVLEGAYKKEEPLYEDLYEEVPNLTVEDQTLKAKALYNYQAVNDTEISFNPHDLITGIEKVDRGWWRGYAPNGHYGLFPANYVELLL from the exons ATGGCAGCTAATCTGAGTAAGAATGGAGTTACTCTCATGGCGGCGTATAAGGACGTAGTGGATAGAAGGTCACACACAAACTG GGCTGTGTTTACATATGAAGGCGACAGCAGCATCGTTCGCCTTGCAGGAAAAGGAG aaggggggttggaggagatggtggaagAGCTGAGCAGTGGGAAAGTGATGTATGCGTTCTGCTGCGTTAAGGATCCCAACTCTGGACTCCCCAAATATGTTCTCATCAACTGG acaGGGGAAGGCGTGAAGGATTGTCGTAAGGGTGTATACGCAAACCATGTTACCTCCCTGGCCAACTTCCTCAAG GGGGCTCATGTGACCATCAATGCCCGTGCGGAGGAAGACGTCGAACCGGCAACCGTCTTGGCCAAAGTGGCCAGAGCATCAGGAGTCAACTTTAACTTCCACATGAAAACTGCAGAACATAGTCATGAACCTAGTGGACCtgtg GGTTCTGTATACAAGAAGACCAACGCCAAAGATGAGATTCAGAGCACTGCCAAAGAACGTTTCTGGGGCCAAACTCAg AGGGACGAGAAGGTGCCTCCCAAGGTGGACGGTaaaagagtggaggaggagacgtggAGGGTGgagcgagagaagagagaaaggggggagaaagaaaagagCCCTTCGATTATTTGGAATAG GAGTTTTCAGAAGATAATAGAGGCGGAAAAAGGAAATATGGTGCAACAGAAGACG CAGGTTTCTGTTTACAAGAAAATCAACACCAGAGATGAGATTCAGAAAACTAACAAAGATCACTTCTGGGCTCAAACTCAG aaggaggaggaagaacgtAGAAAGGAGTCCAgtaagagggtggaggaggagaagcagagggtgGAGCGAGAGAAGAGAGCACTAGAAGAGAGACAAGCTaaaggaagaggaaaaggaggCAATGAAAAGAAGGCCTCCATTATTCAGAATAG GAGTTTTCAGATGATACTAGAAATAGAAAAAAGGGATAAAGAGCAACATAAAATG TTACATCAGGTTCCCTCTTACAAGAAAATCAACGCCAGAGATGAGATTCAGAAGACTGACAAAGATCACTTCTGGGCCCAAACTCAG AAGGCGGAGGAGGAACATAGGAAGGAGTCCAGAAagcgggtggaggaggagaagcagaggatagagcgagagaagagagaactaGAAGAAGGACAAgccaaagaaagagaaaaaagagacaAAGAAAATAGGGCCTTGATTGTTCAGAATAG TTTTCAGAAGAAACAAGAAATGGAAAGAATTGATAAAACGCAACAGAAGATCCACACAAAG tacgAGGAACTGAGGCCCAACAAAACCTACCAGAACAATGGGATCCAGACTGCCGAATCAGTACAGAAAGCCAAC GAAGCCAAATTGTTGATATCCCAGAGGTCCTTTAACCCAAGAGACGTGTTTAAGCAGCAAAACCAGCAGAGTCCCGTCGTCAACAATGGAGCACCCCTCACTCCACAACCAG GGAAACTGCGCAGCCCCTTTCTCTCCCAGGACTCAAGCGACGGCGGAGCTGCGGGCCCTGAACCGAAGCGTCGTCCCTCGCCCTCCCCTGCTCCGGTGGTACGCAAGGCTCCTAGCTCGTCCGCCTCGTCGACCATCTCAGCGGGCCGCGGAGAGATCGCCGCCTCGCCCGTTAGATCGGACCCACCCATGGAGTCTCCCTCCAGTGCCCTCTACGAGAATGACCTCCCACCTG ACAATGCTTCCTCAGAGGACGAATGGTCGGATGAATTTGAAGACGACGATGACTACGATGTACTTGAGGGAGCTT ATAAGAAAGAAGAGCCGTTGTATGAGGACCTTTACGAAGAGGTTCCAAAC TTGACGGTTGAAGACCAAACGCTAAAGGCGAAAGCTCTTTACAACTACCAAGCTG TGAATGACACAGAAATCTCCTTTAACCCCCATGACCTCATCACCGGGATCGAGAAGGTGGACAGGGGATGGTGGAGAGGATACGCTCCTAATGGACATTATGGGCTGTTCCCCGCTAACTACGTGGAGCTTCTCCTCTAG